Genomic window (Syngnathus typhle isolate RoL2023-S1 ecotype Sweden linkage group LG19, RoL_Styp_1.0, whole genome shotgun sequence):
ATTCTTGTGCGAGAATTTGAGGAGCTTGCTCCGTCAGCTCGGTAACCTCCACGTCGCCACCCTCAGCGACTGCGGGGTGACCGCCGTCTCGGTCGTCACCAGCAAGCAGGTCCAAGCCGTCCTGCTGGTTTTGCTTGGCTGGCTGTAAGCTGCAGAGAGCAAACATTTTGATTGCTTTGTTGCAGGCTATAATTAAGTGTTCGCAACAAAACCATCATGGACAAAGGTTGCGGTGCGCATCTGCCCCCTTGTGGACATGCAGTGAAATAACATGTCGGTGAGGAATGTTTGTTGTTCTGAAAGACGTTGAACCCTGCTGACCTGTCCGCGTCTTCAGGCATGGCGGTGAGCGTCTCCGCCACATGGTTAAAGTGTGCAGGGCGGACCTCGTCACCGCCCCCTGTCGCTTCTGTGGGCTCCGCGGGAACATCAGGGCTTTCTTCGGCTTGGCCAGACATCAACGCTGAACGGTCGCCATCTTTGGAGTCCTCGGTCACTAAGCTACATgcagagagaaaataaattatacttccacagacatatttttttccaagcCACTGGATCATAAAGAATTTTCCTTTTGGCCAGTATGATTCTCCAAGAACAAAACAAAGTAAAAGTGAGCTCATGACattgaagaaaaataaactggtgatattcaaaagcattttctaaCATCACATTTTAGGCTTTCGCATCATGTTGCTCTTTTTGTTTATTCTTAATCAATAAACAAATGTtcccacttgtttttttttatcactattGTATTTTGATCACAAACGACATGGTCAGAAGAAGACAAGGTGAGTATGTCGTGTTGTGCTGTCATATGACTCACCAGTCGGGCTTGGGAGTGTTCTCGTGACACTCTGCGGCCGCCGATGCCTCCTGAGAGTCGACTGAAGATGGCGGGTCTTCATGCTTccaacaaagctccgtcggcagCGTGCAGCCACTAGCCACTTTGGAACCCACCTCGCCCTCGTCGTCGCGCCGGCAAACGTCTGCGTGCAGTCGTGCTTCTTGTGGGCCATCATCTAGGTTTAGAACCTGCATGGATGAGGCCGGACCCCGGTCGCCATCTTGCCATTGGCGATCCGCTTCTGATCCGAGGTCAGATGTTCCTTTAGCGTCCAGAAGCGTTTCCAGGTTTTCTTCTCCGATGGCGCCTTCATCGAGCCTGGCATTAGCGGCGGTTTTGCTGGACGCGGCTTCCCTCATTAAAGACCCATTTTCCTGCGCAACTATCGGTTCCGACGCCTCAAATTCCGGAAGAGGTTTCACCTGCAAGTTGTCGGTGTCCTCTACCTTTAAGGTCACCGTGTCAGTCATCATCCTAGGTGAcacaaaaacactcaataaGACAAGATTTGTAGGCAAACAAAATGCAGcagctttcacacacacaccaaacatttctttgcgggCCTCTAACCTTATGCCCTCATTTCCTTGCGGGCCACACGTGCCATCTGCCATCGCGGCTAAGTGGCCTGCGGGCCCGGCGGCCTTGGCGTCATCCTTCAGCAAACCGCTTCGCTCCTCGAAACTGCCACAGGGACTCTTTGGGCGACAGCAGCAGGAGGCCCCCATTGGAGTGCTCCCCTCAACACATCTGCAGGGGCCCGACAGCGTCCCCTCGGATCCTAAGAAGGCAGCTGGACCTGCACGCTCATGCCTGCAATAACAATGTGAACAGTTATCGCACAGTATTATAGAGGTGCTTTGTTTTACAATTGGTTAGATTCATTCTGTAACCATAGTCTGGATTACTAACACTTTATTTTACCACCATCCAAATTTTCAATGTATGCTTTTCagcttcaaaaataaaaaaaatatagaaaatcCATCAGCATGTTGTTCCATCGATTGCTTTGGCCTAGCTCCTCATCATGACCCGGAAGTGACGTTTGATGCGGAAATAGCATTTGAATGTTGCTACATTAATGCAAGCTGTAAAGTGTACAGTTTAATACTTTGATTGTATCAAGATTCACTGCTAGTAATTTGAGAATCTGATAGCACGGTGTCCCGAAAGTTTAGGTCAAGTTCGTGTTCGCAGGGCTATGTAGTATTAAAAAAACGCAGACGAATGCTGACTCCCTTTAGCAACACTTACGacacacattcgacatttcacatcgCAAATGATAACAAATCTAAGCTTAAAGATGTGCTTGGACACACGAGTGGAAAAACAACGCGTTCAAGTGTCACGTCGCGACGAGACAAAAATATTCATCTGGATTGAAAAAGACGCAGAATACCTGAGAAGAGGGCAGAAGGGGTCCAAAGTCGACAGACAGGTTTGAACAGGAAACAAAACAGCTGCTTCGGCCTTTTCTTGGGCAGAATGACAACAAATCGCCCCGGCCAGCAGCTTGGGAAACTTCGAATAGGCAAACCAAACCAATCGCAATCTGAGACTCCACTCGACGCGGCTACTTAAGAACAACAGCGCCGCGCAAGGGAGGTTTTGGATTCTGCGCTGGTTGGCCGGAACGTTTGCTtgtttcaattaaaaaatgataaatgaaaagaaataaaaggggGTGATTTGGAGCGGGGTGGCAGGAGACGGACTCTCCTCGTAGCTTGGGGGGCGGGGTCCGCTGAGGGTCACGGCTGCAGGTTGATACGCTGACGTCATCGTGGGACGCGCCGAGCGTTGGTACGTTCACAAACACCTCGGGAATTACAGTGTCCTTTCATTGACGTCCCCAAATTTATATAgaaaatcattcattttattaaaaacattttacttACATCTAATGACTTAATTGATCCATcactaaaaaatattaaattgcattcatccatccattcattttctataccgcttgtccccacgggggtcgcgggcttgctggagcctatcccagctgtcatcgggcagtaggcaggggacacactgaaccggttgccagccaataccgagacaaacaaccattcgcacccacactcacacctaggggcaatttggagtgctcaatcagcctaccaagcatgtttttgggatgtgggaggaaaccagacttcccggggaaaacccacgcaggtacagggagaacatgcaaactccacacagggatggccggaggtggaaaccaacccgcaccctctgaactgtgaggcggacattgTCTGAAACATTATTCAAATATATTACATTTGTATAGAGAAATTATTTCAGAGGTACATGGATTCCACATGATTCCAGCCATACACAATATGTTGTCCTTCGTATAGAGCGGCATCCACCTTTTTGGATGTCAATCAGTCCCCCCAATTATCTATACTTCGAACACATTATGTTGGTTGCATTTCAAAGCCATTGTGGGTGCTGCTTAGAGCCCAAAAGGGGACAGTTGTGTCACTGCCCCAAGATTTCTGGGACTGCTTGTATTGTCGGTATATAAAAATGTCAATTAAATATTTTCCAACTCATCGATGTGCTCCAACAGCCCTGGAGGTAGCCCGAGCTCCGCAGCGATGTCCCTGCAGCTCTGCACCAGCTGGCTGAAGTTTGTCGCACGGGCATGGGACGGGGAACAAGTGTTGCTCCCACCGCCCACTTGATGTGTCGtttgacaacgtggaggacaatcCGTGTCCATGCAGCAGTCGCTCTCCTGACAGGCCTTGGGTGATGCCACCCCGAGCTCCTCCAGGCTCTCTGCCACATCGTCAGGACTAGGATGGGGTGGCGTCTCCATGGCTTTCATGATTTCAGACACGATGGAATCCTCGTGCTGCGAAACACGCTGCAGGAGAGCCATCACGGAGGCGGGGAATGGCTGGCCGCGGTGCTCCACCTGGTACCAGCTGCCGATTGCGCTGAAGAgagccacagaaaaaaaaaaagcattagaaaggaacacacccaaaaaaaaacaaaagtggaaaTGGTATTTTAAGGTAGGCTCAATATATATTTCCTCACTGATTTGAAGGGAAATGCTATTGCTGCAGAATATATGCTTGTGAGTATTGCTATATTATCAGTCTGCATGCGTTGTTGGCCATTGTTATCAAATATCAGATAGTCACGTTACCAAACAATCCCTCGAAGTCGTCCAATGGCCCGAGTCTTGGCCGCTCCCTCGCAGAAGCCCTCCTTGAAACCCACCTCCAGCGCTGCATCCTCGCCAGCGTCAGCGCCATCCACGTAACCGTCCTGACCATCAATtagacataaaaacaaaactaagaTTTGGACGCTCCGGTTCGCCACACTTGCATAAGAAAAGCAAAGTGATAAGAAAGACCTCTTACCCTGTTTCTTCTCTTCATATTGAGCGCCCATTCTTTGGCTGAAATGTTAAGTTCGTTCGCGTTCTCCTCAAAAACGTCGTCCGTCCTGTTTGACACCGCTTTCAACCACGACATTGTTGCCAATTCGGCGAGAGAAAGGCaaaagcgccgccgccgccgctgattttgctgttgttgttgtgacgTCACATGGGAAGCTTCTTCTTCGACGAAACAGTGACCAGTTGCTGTTTAGCAACACCGCCACCTGTAGAACAAACCGCGACAACGCAGCATAAAAGCCCTGAATTCTTAAACAGAGAAATCCTACAGGGGACGCCAGAGCATTGTGGTTAACTTAGTCCGTGGCACGTCGTCGGAGTGCAAAAATATACATAGGTACACAAATGCATTCAATATTTTGTACAAATAtactttttaataataataaaacaaagataCACTATATTGCTTCATACTCAGTAAAATACTATATGTATTTATGTAGGCCTATGATTGCATTAGAGCTCGGAAAGATTCAACAAAATCCCCCAAATACTCAAAAGTGAGCATAAATAATAATCTTTAATAAGGCAGAATGTGATGAAAAAACAAGCCGTCGTCTTCTGTTTCAAAtcatgtgttgtttacttgttgaTGTCATTACGGTCATCAAACAAGCGCCAATGTTTAATTTATTGCCGTCCGGTCCATCTTTACAGCATCCTGTTTGACTTTTGAACACGTCATGAGTACCAAACGTATTATTGGGAGGCATCAATAATGCATTTCAACCTTGTGTGGAAAAAATCTCAGCGGGATACATTAGAGCAGTGTTTTTTATCTTCTTCCAAGTAGCACCTCAAAAATACTTCAGTCGAAGTATGAGCATAATACAGTGGCGTGGTAGGAAGAGAACAAGATACACGATTTATATATTGATTTATTTCTTAGAATgtacatttattcatttattttcggaaccgctttattaaaaaaaaaatagacactgAAACCTGCTGTACAAATTAAACATCGCTAATATAGACCAATAGAAAATTGCACTTCAATAATGATTCAAATCAAACGTACTGCACAATAGTTCTGTTCCTGAAAAGTATATCAGATATTATTGTGTGATGTCATGCACACGTTTTCTTTATGGTCTCCTTCCCAATCGAACTTTATTTCTCCTACTCCTGCATTTCCCTCCAATTTCCGAGCGTGTTCATTTTCGGTGCCTAATGGCGTGTCATTTTGCCCCAGAATTAATCCTGAGAATCAAAACAGATTTTCCAGAGAGCAATCTTCCATCAAGTATTGATTTCCCCCTCCCTTACTCACACTGGCCGAGCCTGTAGTCTCTAATTTAAGATGACAGGCCAGCAGCACAATGGAACCAGCAGAGCACCTTGggagctcttcctcctcttgacGGATAGATTGGGAGTTTACACCACACTTAGACCACAATGTCCTCTAGCCATTTTCCCCCCCTAATCTTGGGGCCACGTAGGTGCAGCCATCATTAGGGGGCCATCTTTGGGCGATTCACAACTCCCGTTGGTCATTTTCAAGAGGTGTGAATACGTCACAATGCAAAATGACGACGACAAGGACACTCCGCACTCATCACTTTAATGACTAGATTTCACTTTACACAAAGCAACACTGAAAGCAACTCTGAATCTCAATATTTTTGCTCTATTGGTGCcacgacagaaaaaaaattacatcgtATTATAAATGCTAGATTTCCCATTTCAACCTAATAATGTTCACGCAACAACATTTTAAGCGATAAACGTTTTAATATGTTTATAATGTGCTAACTTTCACATAACTTCTCCTTAAAGGGACAGTGTGTGGAATGTTTTTGCCATCCAGTGGTGAAAAACATGTCAGTGGATTCTTGAGATTAAATTCATGTTTTATATAAGATAAATAAACTCGCAGGATTTCCaaggtcaaccccccccccccgaagttCAAAGTTTGTTGCATTTTGGTGGTACTGTGATGATCTGAAATATTAAGAGGCCTTTTCAAGTGGCATTTTTTCAAGATGAGCTCAAGGACGACTTGTCGCTGTGATTGCTGTCGTGTTTACATTAAATGCAACTTTTCAAGTGTTTCGAGGACACAAACTCGAGCCGCATTCCTCCTTAAACTAGCGGCTCGTGTCAGCCCAATTACCTTCGGCGTTGCGGATGATTCACTCATCCGGTGGCTAATGTTTAACATCACGCAGTGAATGTATATTTGTGGAAGCTTTCTAGTCTTGTCGAAAAGACAAAGCCGACTAGCAAAGCGGCGCCACGTTGTTTTCCTTCTTCAGCAAGTACGCGGACAGGCGTGCCGCCGATCTTCATCGGCCAGCGCAATTAAAAAGGCAAACAAAAGAACATCACAACACGTCTGCCAACAGAGTTGAAATCCTCCTCAAAGACCAAAAAAGCATCCGTCTTCTTATTAATAATGGATCTGCTctctatgctttttttttttttgatatgaggatgattttattatttactAGTTTCCTCCTTTCGTCTTCAAAGACGTCACGGCGGACAGGAGAGCCAATAAGGTGTCAAACTTTGGAGTTTGCTTTCAAAAGGATTCcttcacttttcttttcttggctCTTGTGCTTGTTTGCCGGTTGTTGACGAGAGGCCGCGCGTCTGCGCTGACCCCCTctgtgcaaaaaaatattttttttttttgcatttgtcagCACGCAGCCCCTCCGTGGCCTCCTATAGGCTTGCCGGGGGTGATTGAAAGAGGCGGCGAGGTCATTTGAATTCTGCTTTCACTAAACGCTCCATTTGTGCAGCTTATGAAAgacgcaatgttttttttttttttttcttgaagaaTATTTACACTCCAAGGTATTGAAAACACTTTTTCTGTTGACCTGTATAAAGCTGTAGTGGCAAAGAAATGTCTTGACGATTTTGACGTACGTAACTTGataaattggaaaataaaatatataaaacaacaATCATCATAAAACTTTGCAAAATTGTGcaataatttcattttaatgattctcaaataaataaaaactatgcACACTGTATATGAAGAAaattaacaaacaaaaagacaggcacCTTAATGTCAAACAATTGTTTTTTCCTCACGTTATGGTGCGAGTCAGAGTAGACAGTCTCGAagcttttctttgtttttcttcatttttagaaataaaacaaccccccaaaaaaagtgctgTATGGTAAATGACCAAAACAGATATTGCTCCATCATGGATTAAATACACATTGGCGTTATTtaaaaaggcaaaaacaaaaaattaaccTCTGCAGAATGTTTGAGCTTTGGTTCTCGAGTtggttgaatgaatgaatgaaggaatgaatgaataaatgaatgaatgaataaataaataaataaataaataaataaaataaatttaaaaaatgaagtAACATTTGGCAGATGATAGTTTACAAACGTTGCGTATGAGCGACACCAATAAAGCAAGCACGCAATCAAAGTGAGGTAAAGGTGGCGGGCGCCGTTGTCGTCTGTACACGTCTTCCCTtctgaagagtttttttttttttttgggggggtgggcgCCAAGATTGTCAAGGTGGTGAAAACGTTTCTATACAATGTGCATAACAAGTCGACAGCTTTGGTCCGGCCCACTttgcaaaaaaagcaaaatagaaCAAAAACACTCAAccctgcatatatatatatttttatatatatatgtaaagtCAAAGGTCAGTCAGCCTTGTCATCACATTAAAGGGCTTTTCTTGACCAGCTTATTTTGGGGGCTttcaggagggggagggggcaaGGCTGCTACCGCATGTAGAGAGAAGCGTGACATGCAAACATTGCCGACATTTACATGGCTTGACGTGACTTTTTTTGTTCTATAGGCTTTATTAGTCATTtttgggctgtttttttttttttttggtgttaaaAGTGAGCCGATCGGGAAAAAGTCCTTGAGCTGGAAAAAGTCCCTCGTGTTCTTTGGCTATCAGGCTTTGGCAACGCACCACCATCATCAACATCACCATGATCATCCTCATCGTGCGCGTGGTTTAGAAACGGCTGTCAAAGTTGTACaaagtcaaaaaaaaagaaacatcttGATGATTAACGTCGCCATCCTGATAGAATTGGCCTGCGATCGCCACGGCATTCGGTATGTACACGGAAAGaagggagaaggaaaaaaaaaaaaagtgtcactttTGGCTTCCTCGCGTCTGCGggtacaaatgtaaaaatgcacATTAGAAAAGTATTTCATACTTTGGTAAATAGTGTTTTCATTTGGTATGTTCTCCCCCGGCCTCTCACAATTGGTTTGACCTGTTtttacagtggtaccttgatttACGAGCTCCCTAACtctgaccacaaaaaaaaacaaccctggGCTTGGCAGCAAATAGGTGACTCCGCAAAGGGGGTCGGGGGGCTCCACCGTATAGGTCCTAATAGAATTTTGTGGGTCCTCCAAATGCTTGGATGCTGTGTAAAAGGCTGACAGTCATTCAGTCGAATTTTGGCAGGCAAAAAAAGCTGCCAAGCGCCGTGTCGTAAGTCGAGCCACCGTCGAGCATCTCTCCTCACATCTCTCCTCACATCTCATTCACGGCCTTGTTTTTGGTTGAGTGAGAATCACGACGACGACATTGAGTTTTTTGGCTGGGAGCGGGGGATTTTCATTTGGGGATGTCACGGAGCGGGTCGGCGAGGTCCaaggggggcggcggcggcagtaCGGCCCCCCCGCAGCCATTGTTGTCGGGCTGCTTGAGGCGCTTGATGGTGTTCTTGAGCGCCTGGCGCTTGTTGCAGAACCAGACGCGCACCACCTCACGGTCGTAGTTGAGCTTCTCGGCGATCTCTGTCATTTCCTGTCCCGACGGGTGCGTGTTCTTCTCAAAGTGGCTGTTGAGGATCTCCAAAGCCTGCGGCGTGAATGAGGTGCGCCGCTTGCGCTTTTTGGAAGGCTCGCTGCCGATAAAGTCGCTCAGATTCTGCATGCCCGAGCGGTGGCGGGCCTCAGCCTCCGCCATCCAGCGCTCCAGAACCGGCTTAATCTTCTGGGCGCTTTTAGGGGTGATGTCCAACTTCTCAAACCTGGCAGGATATAAAAGGCCAGGGTTCAGTTTGCCTGTCAGACTGCTAGCTATCGTGCTCTCTTGGGCTTCCTGCGGTAGGAAAAAGTGGCTTCTCAGGATGGTGTGTCTGGGGAgagtcgagaaaaaaaaaacaagcttacTCAAAAGCTGCCCGCCGCCccacccaaaaaacaaaacaaaaaaaacctccacTGGCCCAGGAAGTGTCACAGCACGTCTATTTCAAACAAAATGTCCCTGAACACCGACCAACTACTTTTGTTCAAAGTGATCAACGGCAGCTTGAAACAATCAGCAGAATGTTCCTTTGGAATCACAACAtgaaatttattttatattttgaaaggATATAATGATTTCTTAGTGAGGAGGCGGGCATCGCTCAGCCTGTCCTCCTCCCATGTTAACCAAAAGAGAGTTAACATCCGcttgacacgcacacacgtgtttATTTTTCAAGCTAATGGCTTTTAATGTATGTTATAAATATTTCAATTATGCCTGCTTGTTAATAATGCATGCTGGGACTGTTTCAcatgaggaggagcaggaggaagcGGGAgccgcgtgtgtatgtgtgtgtgtgcgtgtgtggggcgTTTCACATTTTATCGGCCGTCTGATGTTGACGCGCTGAAATTTTTAAAGGTTGTCCAATGTGGCACGGTGAAAATAAAGAGCAGGTGATGAGTCGTGTAAAACGGATGCTCTCCTGATGACGCCAAGCCAAGGCCAATTGAAGGACGGGCACGGAGGACGATTTGGCGCCGCTCACCTGCAGATGGCGGACTGGCTGTAGGCGGGCCCCTCGGCGGCGCTGAGGGCCTGCCCCACCTGAGTCTGCGTCAGGCCCAGCGACAGTCGGCGGATCTTGAAGGCTTTGGCGAACTCGCGAATCTCCTCCAGGTTGACGCCGTCCACCTCGCTCGGGGCCGTGCCAGGTTCTGACGAGCACAATTTTGTTACCTTCTTAATAAATGACAAAGTGCCGTTTATGAATAACATAAAAGCAGTCACTAAAATAAACCAGTTTCTATCTTTGCATTTAGTTTAAGACAATGGACACTTTATTTCCTTTTATGGCATTTTTACTAAGATTTTATAAATTTCTTGTGAattttttgtgcatgtttttacACCAAGATTTTGCATTTTACACAATAACAATTGTGCTAATTTTGGTTTTAGTTTTTTAACAGAGTTGATaggtcaataataataatgaagaaatcttaaatatattttgtaatacataaaaaaataacttgaATGTTTAATTAAACTCTTCcgatataaaaaacaaaaattgaataaCTCAAGTTAATAATACAATACACATGTTTGAGATCTATGATAATATAAgataaaatattcaaatttaatTTCCACACTGAAAATATAAAGGATttagcaaaaaatatttttaaatcaactttgaaaagcagatttttaaaaatattttattctaatTCTATTATTTTCATCAGTAAAAATTGAATAAACAGTTGCCCTCCCAAGATGCGCTCCTACTTAAAAGAACGTCCTCAATTGTAATCTCTTCCAATTGAAGCCCCATaataaacaaaagcaacaaaacCCGAGTGATTCCAACGCGAGTTGTCAGAAACGAGCGCCCGAGTGGAACGACTCGCGCGGCTGCCGACAAGAAAGAGACAAAAAGTTGCGGCGCGGCACAGCGCGGCGCTAATGAGACAAATTGACGGCGGACGACAGGCGCGCTCTGGCATCCAGCTTTGCCAAGCAAAGCTGCTGCCGCCTGTCAATTATTCATCGTGGTCATTATCAATAAATTATTAAAGGAATCCTCCAAGCGTGTTTAAGGCAAAAATCCATGGGGCCGCCATCTTGATTCAAATCTTCTGTTTGTTCTTTTTAAATCTAA
Coding sequences:
- the LOC133143595 gene encoding uncharacterized protein LOC133143595; this translates as MGASCCCRPKSPCGSFEERSGLLKDDAKAAGPAGHLAAMADGTCGPQGNEGIRMMTDTVTLKVEDTDNLQVKPLPEFEASEPIVAQENGSLMREAASSKTAANARLDEGAIGEENLETLLDAKGTSDLGSEADRQWQDGDRGPASSMQVLNLDDGPQEARLHADVCRRDDEGEVGSKVASGCTLPTELCWKHEDPPSSVDSQEASAAAECHENTPKPDCLVTEDSKDGDRSALMSGQAEESPDVPAEPTEATGGGDEVRPAHFNHVAETLTAMPEDADSLQPAKQNQQDGLDLLAGDDRDGGHPAVAEGGDVEVTELTEQAPQILAQESTAIEGGLRSSEEDLYRGEEELPPSPEDTQAAPFGSCALEARCSLGPAVDILSYGEREWRGNTTKSALIKKGYAELSQHFAGLRQVRGDNYCALRATLFQVLSQASQVPAWLQEDDDEDDDVTTLSQDLTAQWRFPGEAEAQPDVTQRLQSYLEILRNKWCTAAHCSSDVERRQLCEDSFRGGEEEAAMLEALKLLMLRRACQLHAGMHGDHDVPLFCWLLFARDSSRCPRDFFANHLSRVGISAGLEQVEMCLLGDALRCTLQVYRLYMADTEEFVAYYPDEHKDEWPRVSLVTEDDRHYNVPVASVDREDNEETEEERAAATS
- the otulina gene encoding OTU deubiquitinase with linear linkage specificity a; the encoded protein is MSWLKAVSNRTDDVFEENANELNISAKEWALNMKRRNRDGYVDGADAGEDAALEVGFKEGFCEGAAKTRAIGRLRGIVCAIGSWYQVEHRGQPFPASVMALLQRVSQHEDSIVSEIMKAMETPPHPSPDDVAESLEELGVASPKACQESDCCMDTDCPPRCQTTHQVGGGSNTCSPSHARATNFSQLVQSCRDIAAELGLPPGLLEHIDELENI